A genomic window from Kineosporia sp. NBRC 101731 includes:
- the rpsA gene encoding 30S ribosomal protein S1: MTTSTAEKARTPQIAINDIGSEADFLAAIDETIKYFNDGDIVSGTIVKVDRDEVLLDIGYKTEGVIPSRELSIKHDVDPNEVVTVGDEVEALVLQKEDKEGRLILSKKRAQYERAWGTIEKIKEEDGIVTGTVIEVVKGGLILDIGLRGFLPASLVEMRRVRDLQPYVGKQIEAKIIELDKNRNNVVLSRRAWLEQTQSEVRQTFLQTLQKGQVRSGVVSSIVNFGAFVDLGGVDGLVHVSELSWKHIDHPGEVVEVGQEVTVEVLDVDMDRERVSLSLKATQEDPWQQFARTHAIGQVVPGKVTKLVPFGAFVRVDEGIEGLVHISELAERHVEIPEQVVQVNDPIFVKVIDIDLERRRISLSLKQANEAGSGAGAETFDPALYGMAAEYDEAGNYKYPEGFDPETNDWLEGFEKQREEWEQQYAAAHERWEAHRKQIEEASAAEAEAQAAGVDEAAASSSSSSSSSSGSSSSYSSEPAAAEGTLATDEALAALREKLTGGN; this comes from the coding sequence ATGACCACCAGCACGGCCGAGAAGGCTCGTACGCCGCAGATCGCGATCAACGACATTGGTAGCGAGGCCGACTTCCTCGCCGCCATTGACGAAACCATCAAGTACTTCAACGACGGCGACATCGTCTCCGGGACGATCGTCAAGGTTGATCGCGACGAAGTGCTGCTCGACATCGGCTACAAGACTGAGGGCGTCATTCCCTCGCGCGAACTCTCGATCAAGCACGACGTCGACCCCAACGAGGTCGTTACCGTCGGCGACGAGGTCGAGGCTCTTGTTCTCCAGAAGGAGGACAAAGAGGGGCGCCTGATCCTCTCGAAGAAGCGGGCTCAGTACGAGCGCGCCTGGGGCACGATCGAGAAGATCAAGGAAGAAGACGGCATCGTCACCGGTACGGTGATCGAGGTTGTCAAGGGTGGTCTGATCCTCGACATCGGGCTCCGCGGCTTCCTCCCGGCCTCGCTGGTTGAGATGCGCCGCGTCCGTGACCTGCAGCCGTACGTCGGCAAGCAGATCGAAGCCAAGATCATCGAGCTCGACAAGAACCGCAACAACGTGGTTCTGTCCCGCCGTGCCTGGCTCGAGCAGACCCAGTCCGAGGTGCGCCAGACCTTCCTGCAGACGCTGCAGAAGGGCCAGGTCCGCTCCGGTGTGGTCTCCTCCATCGTCAACTTCGGTGCGTTCGTCGACCTCGGCGGCGTCGACGGTCTGGTCCACGTCTCCGAGCTGTCCTGGAAGCACATCGACCACCCGGGTGAGGTTGTCGAGGTCGGCCAGGAAGTCACGGTCGAGGTTCTCGACGTCGACATGGACCGCGAGCGCGTGTCCCTGTCGCTGAAGGCGACCCAGGAAGACCCGTGGCAGCAGTTCGCCCGTACCCACGCGATCGGTCAGGTCGTCCCGGGTAAGGTCACCAAGCTGGTGCCGTTCGGTGCGTTCGTCCGCGTCGACGAGGGTATTGAGGGCCTGGTCCACATCTCCGAGCTGGCCGAGCGCCACGTGGAGATCCCGGAGCAGGTCGTCCAGGTCAACGACCCGATCTTCGTCAAGGTCATCGACATCGACCTGGAGCGTCGTCGGATCTCCCTCTCGCTGAAGCAGGCCAACGAGGCCGGCTCCGGTGCGGGCGCCGAGACGTTCGACCCGGCTCTCTACGGTATGGCGGCCGAGTACGACGAGGCCGGCAACTACAAGTACCCCGAGGGCTTCGACCCCGAGACCAACGACTGGCTCGAGGGCTTCGAGAAGCAGCGTGAGGAGTGGGAGCAGCAGTACGCCGCGGCCCACGAGCGCTGGGAAGCCCACCGTAAGCAGATCGAGGAGGCGAGCGCGGCCGAGGCCGAGGCTCAGGCCGCCGGTGTCGACGAGGCTGCGGCCTCTTCGTCCTCGTCGTCTTCCTCTTCGTCGGGCTCCAGCTCGAGCTACTCCAGCGAGCCGGCGGCGGCCGAGGGTACCCTCGCCACCGACGAGGCGCTGGCTGCTCTGCGGGAGAAGCTGACCGGCGGCAACTGA
- the coaE gene encoding dephospho-CoA kinase yields MVRTALTGGIGAGKSTVSRRLSDLGAIILDADLIAREVVEPGTSGLAEIVATFGKKILRDDATLNRPALGKIVFADEKKLARLNSIVHPRVAARMDEIVHAAPEDAVLVHDVPLLVENHHRAEYDLVMVVFAPEEERIRRLVDDRGMTRDDARARIAAQATDAQRAEVADVVLDNSGSLATTLAQVDACWRNHIEPLR; encoded by the coding sequence ATGGTACGAACCGCTCTCACGGGGGGCATCGGGGCCGGTAAGTCGACGGTCTCGCGGCGGCTCTCCGACCTTGGCGCGATCATTCTCGATGCTGATCTGATCGCCCGGGAGGTGGTCGAGCCGGGCACCAGTGGCCTGGCGGAGATCGTCGCGACCTTCGGGAAGAAGATCCTGCGGGACGATGCCACGCTGAACCGGCCCGCGCTGGGGAAGATCGTGTTCGCCGACGAGAAGAAGCTCGCCCGGTTGAACTCGATTGTGCACCCCAGGGTGGCGGCGCGGATGGACGAGATCGTGCACGCCGCCCCCGAGGACGCGGTGCTGGTGCACGACGTGCCGCTGCTCGTGGAGAACCATCACCGGGCCGAGTACGACCTGGTGATGGTGGTGTTCGCGCCGGAGGAGGAACGTATCCGTCGGCTGGTCGACGACCGCGGCATGACCCGGGACGACGCCCGGGCGAGGATCGCTGCACAGGCCACGGACGCACAGCGGGCCGAGGTGGCCGATGTGGTGCTGGACAACTCCGGCTCGCTCGCGACCACTCTCGCGCAGGTGGATGCCTGCTGGCGCAACCACATCGAGCCGCTGAGGTAG
- the uvrB gene encoding excinuclease ABC subunit UvrB, whose protein sequence is MRPVTDLKRTVAPFTVVSEYQPNGDQPKAIAELTKRVKAGEEHVVLLGATGTGKSATTAWLIEQVQRPTLVMAPNKTLAAQLANEFRELLPNNAVEYFVSYYDYYQPEAYVPQTDTYIEKDSSINEEVERLRHSATNSLLTRRDVVVVATVSCIYGLGTPQEYIDQMVRVKVGQQLDRDDLLRQFVQMQYSRNDLAFTRGTFRVRGDTVEIIPMYEELAVRIEFFGDEIDRVYTLHPLTGEIVHEEEEMYIFPASHYIAGPERMVRAIERIEAELADRLEEMERQGKLLEAQRLRMRTTYDIEMMRQVGSCSGIENYSSHMDDRPSGSAPNCLLDYFPDDFLLVLDESHSTVPQIGAMYEGDASRKRTLVDHGFRLPSAMDNRPLKWEEFQDRIGQTVYLSATPGKYELGRADGFVEQIIRPTGLIDPKIVVKQTKGQIDDLLGEIRDRSEKNERVLVTTLTKKMSEDLTDYLLEQGVRVRYLHSEVDTLRRVELLRELRQGEFDVLVGINLLREGLDLPEVSLVSILDADKEGFLRSSTSLIQTIGRAARNVSGEVHMYADKITPSMEFAIEETNRRREKQVAYNTAHGIDPTPLRKKIQDITDLLAREDEDTEELLGGGGRQRSRGKAPVPGMSSAAGAKARAAGVENVPATDLADLIQQLTDQMHTAATELQFELAARLRDEIRDLKKELRGMQAANA, encoded by the coding sequence ATGAGGCCAGTCACCGATCTGAAGCGCACGGTCGCACCGTTCACGGTGGTGTCCGAGTACCAGCCGAACGGCGACCAGCCCAAGGCCATTGCTGAGCTGACGAAGCGGGTCAAGGCAGGCGAGGAGCACGTGGTGCTGCTCGGTGCCACCGGTACCGGTAAGTCGGCCACCACGGCCTGGCTGATCGAGCAGGTGCAGCGGCCCACCCTGGTGATGGCACCGAACAAGACGCTCGCGGCGCAGCTCGCGAACGAGTTCCGGGAGCTGCTGCCCAACAACGCCGTCGAGTACTTCGTCTCGTACTACGACTACTACCAGCCCGAGGCGTACGTCCCGCAGACCGATACCTACATCGAGAAGGACTCCTCGATCAACGAGGAGGTCGAGCGGCTGCGGCACTCGGCCACCAACTCGCTGCTCACCCGGCGTGACGTGGTCGTGGTCGCCACGGTCTCGTGCATCTACGGCCTGGGTACCCCGCAGGAGTACATCGACCAGATGGTGCGGGTGAAGGTCGGGCAGCAGCTCGACCGCGACGACCTGCTGCGTCAGTTCGTGCAGATGCAGTACTCCCGCAACGACCTGGCCTTCACCCGGGGCACGTTCCGCGTGCGCGGTGACACGGTCGAGATCATCCCGATGTACGAGGAGCTGGCCGTCCGCATCGAGTTCTTCGGTGACGAGATCGACCGGGTCTACACGCTGCACCCGCTCACCGGCGAGATCGTGCACGAGGAGGAAGAGATGTACATCTTCCCCGCCTCGCACTACATCGCCGGGCCGGAGCGGATGGTGCGGGCGATCGAGCGGATCGAGGCCGAGCTGGCCGACCGGCTGGAAGAGATGGAGCGGCAGGGCAAACTGCTGGAGGCCCAGCGGCTGCGCATGCGCACCACCTATGACATCGAGATGATGCGTCAGGTCGGTTCCTGCTCGGGCATCGAGAACTACTCGTCCCACATGGACGACCGGCCTTCCGGCAGCGCGCCGAACTGTCTGCTCGACTACTTCCCCGACGACTTCCTGCTGGTGCTGGATGAGTCGCACAGCACCGTGCCGCAGATCGGTGCGATGTACGAGGGTGACGCGTCGCGTAAGCGCACGCTGGTGGACCACGGCTTCCGCCTGCCCAGCGCGATGGACAACCGTCCGCTGAAGTGGGAGGAGTTCCAGGACCGGATCGGCCAGACCGTCTATCTCTCGGCCACCCCGGGCAAGTACGAGCTGGGCCGGGCCGACGGTTTCGTCGAGCAGATCATCCGCCCGACCGGCCTGATCGACCCGAAGATCGTGGTCAAGCAGACCAAGGGCCAGATCGACGACCTGCTCGGCGAGATCCGCGACCGGTCGGAGAAGAACGAGCGCGTCCTGGTCACCACACTGACCAAGAAGATGTCGGAAGACCTCACCGACTACCTGCTGGAGCAGGGGGTGCGCGTGCGATACCTGCACTCCGAGGTCGACACGCTGCGCCGGGTCGAGCTGCTGCGGGAGCTGCGTCAGGGCGAGTTCGACGTGCTCGTGGGCATCAACCTGCTGCGTGAGGGCCTCGACCTGCCCGAGGTGTCGCTGGTCAGCATTCTCGACGCCGACAAGGAAGGCTTCCTGCGCTCGTCCACCTCCCTGATCCAGACGATCGGCCGCGCCGCCCGTAACGTCAGCGGCGAGGTACACATGTACGCGGACAAGATCACCCCGTCCATGGAATTCGCCATCGAGGAGACCAACCGCCGCCGCGAGAAGCAGGTCGCCTACAACACGGCCCACGGCATCGACCCCACGCCGCTGCGCAAGAAGATCCAAGACATCACTGACCTTCTGGCCCGCGAGGACGAGGACACCGAAGAGCTCCTCGGGGGCGGCGGTCGGCAGCGCAGCCGGGGCAAGGCACCGGTGCCGGGTATGAGCAGTGCCGCCGGGGCCAAGGCCCGTGCGGCCGGTGTGGAGAACGTGCCCGCCACCGACCTGGCCGACCTGATCCAGCAGCTGACCGATCAGATGCACACCGCTGCCACCGAGCTCCAGTTCGAGCTGGCAGCCCGGCTCCGTGACGAGATCCGCGACCTGAAGAAGGAGCTGCGCGGTATGCAGGCGGCCAACGCGTAG
- a CDS encoding barstar family protein codes for MKPSPILLRTEDTFRPLLRPADERSHALAQRGWSEAGLVVRAVRGRKCRTRQGLFDEFAAALQFPWFFPETWDAFGDCLADLDWMPHQAGHVLMLKEPEQVLIDGPDADFAALVEFFRSAAREWGTPAARDTWYDRPPVPFHVVLACLPHHTDDTRNRWEAEAELILLPDPATDY; via the coding sequence ATGAAGCCCTCGCCTATCCTGCTGCGGACGGAGGACACCTTCCGCCCGCTGCTCCGCCCGGCCGACGAGAGATCCCACGCCCTGGCCCAGCGTGGGTGGTCGGAAGCGGGTCTCGTGGTCCGCGCCGTACGGGGCCGTAAGTGCCGCACGCGGCAGGGACTGTTCGACGAGTTCGCGGCGGCGCTGCAGTTTCCCTGGTTCTTCCCGGAGACCTGGGACGCCTTCGGTGACTGCCTGGCCGATCTGGACTGGATGCCGCACCAGGCCGGGCACGTGCTGATGCTGAAGGAACCCGAGCAGGTGCTGATCGACGGGCCGGATGCCGACTTCGCCGCTCTCGTCGAGTTCTTCCGTTCGGCCGCCCGGGAGTGGGGCACGCCGGCCGCGCGTGACACCTGGTACGACCGACCGCCCGTGCCCTTCCACGTCGTGCTCGCCTGCCTGCCGCACCACACCGACGACACCCGCAACCGCTGGGAGGCCGAGGCCGAGCTGATCCTGCTCCCCGACCCCGCCACCGACTACTAA
- a CDS encoding homocysteine S-methyltransferase family protein, with the protein MTRPSSRTFTERLADGVMIGAEGYVFELERRGYIKAGPYVPEVILDDPDALRQLHREFLRAGADVMVALTYYAHREKLKAVGRDGQLEELNRQAVRIANEIAAEGGALVAGNICNTWSYDPANPQASGAVVREQYREQLTWAVDEGVDFVIAETNDFVGEALIGLEVCQELNLPAVVTFASVQPEKTYDGYDYIDACKRLADAGAAVVGFNCSRGPETMMPMLEKLRAAVDIPIAAQPVPYRTSPTTPAFESLESPGGGRAFPIALEPYAHTRFEMADWARRAADLGVSFVGICCGGAPHYVRAMAEALGRETPASRYSPALDLHPVLGTPADHSAQDVMGDWSAATPA; encoded by the coding sequence ATGACCCGACCGAGCTCCCGCACCTTTACCGAGCGACTGGCCGACGGCGTGATGATCGGCGCCGAGGGCTACGTCTTCGAACTCGAGCGCCGCGGCTACATCAAGGCCGGCCCGTACGTGCCCGAGGTGATCCTCGACGACCCGGACGCCCTGCGGCAGCTGCACCGCGAGTTCCTGCGGGCCGGCGCCGATGTGATGGTGGCGCTGACGTACTACGCGCACCGGGAGAAACTGAAGGCCGTCGGCCGGGACGGGCAGCTGGAGGAGCTGAACCGCCAGGCCGTGCGTATCGCCAACGAGATCGCCGCCGAGGGCGGTGCTCTCGTGGCCGGGAACATCTGCAACACCTGGTCGTACGACCCGGCGAACCCGCAGGCCTCCGGCGCGGTGGTGCGCGAGCAGTACCGCGAGCAGCTGACCTGGGCCGTCGACGAGGGCGTGGACTTCGTGATAGCCGAGACCAACGACTTCGTCGGTGAGGCGCTGATCGGCCTGGAGGTGTGTCAGGAGCTGAACCTTCCCGCCGTGGTCACCTTCGCCAGCGTGCAGCCGGAGAAGACCTACGACGGCTACGACTACATCGACGCGTGCAAGCGCCTGGCCGATGCCGGCGCGGCCGTGGTCGGGTTCAACTGCTCACGGGGGCCCGAGACGATGATGCCGATGCTCGAGAAGCTGCGTGCGGCGGTCGACATCCCGATCGCCGCCCAGCCGGTGCCCTACCGCACGAGCCCCACCACCCCGGCCTTCGAGTCCCTGGAGTCACCCGGTGGTGGCCGGGCCTTCCCGATCGCCCTGGAGCCGTACGCGCACACCCGTTTCGAGATGGCCGACTGGGCCCGGCGCGCGGCCGATCTGGGTGTCTCGTTCGTCGGGATCTGCTGCGGCGGAGCACCGCACTACGTCCGCGCGATGGCCGAGGCCCTGGGCCGCGAGACGCCGGCCAGCCGCTACTCCCCCGCGCTCGACCTGCACCCGGTGCTGGGCACCCCGGCCGACCACTCCGCCCAGGACGTCATGGGTGACTGGAGCGCGGCCACCCCGGCCTGA
- a CDS encoding FAD-dependent oxidoreductase, translating into MTDGTGRGEVLDLLVIGGGVMGLFTAYQASRTRSRVAVVEVGEIGDPMTASFGRTRSYRRDYLEAGYTRFADEAIRLWTEFETATGANVLVRCGCMNIASTSITPDLDHTYATLSTTVLRRLGIPVTSYDTAGIAAEYPYLKADLGDLDPVGGLVDLRTVTRTLQQSLQDVGVAVHERTSTTQIAQADPDASADGLVTVTTSAGTFTTRSLVITAGHGTNDVLALLPGNQLHVPITKDRPSEAKYFTPTPQTRHLYTSDRMPVMAYLDTGIYLHPIVEGVIDAVKIGFYNPPDMPRGTTSINSVGDFVEQCMPGLLEAASVPVTDVDGCDYDLVADDDFVLGAVPGFANVFVGVGWRGTGYKYAPWVGRVLAELACQEGTVYDVARFAPSRFVTA; encoded by the coding sequence ATGACGGACGGCACTGGCCGCGGTGAGGTACTCGACCTGCTGGTGATCGGCGGCGGGGTGATGGGCCTGTTCACCGCCTATCAGGCGAGCCGTACCCGCTCCCGGGTGGCGGTGGTGGAGGTCGGTGAGATCGGCGACCCGATGACGGCGTCGTTCGGCCGCACCCGCTCCTACCGGCGGGACTATCTGGAGGCCGGCTACACCCGGTTCGCCGACGAGGCGATCCGGCTCTGGACGGAGTTCGAGACCGCCACCGGGGCCAACGTCTTGGTGCGTTGCGGGTGCATGAACATCGCCAGCACCTCGATCACGCCCGATCTTGACCACACCTACGCCACGCTGAGCACCACGGTGCTCCGGAGGTTGGGCATCCCGGTCACCTCGTACGACACCGCGGGCATCGCCGCCGAGTATCCCTATCTCAAGGCTGATCTCGGCGATCTGGACCCGGTCGGCGGTCTGGTCGACCTGCGCACCGTCACCCGGACCCTTCAGCAGTCACTCCAGGACGTCGGGGTGGCGGTTCACGAGCGCACCTCGACCACGCAGATCGCCCAGGCCGACCCCGACGCCTCAGCCGACGGGCTGGTGACGGTCACGACCTCGGCCGGCACCTTCACCACCCGATCACTGGTGATCACGGCCGGGCACGGAACCAACGACGTGCTGGCCCTGCTGCCGGGCAACCAGCTGCACGTGCCGATCACGAAGGACCGTCCCAGCGAGGCGAAGTACTTCACGCCCACCCCGCAGACGCGGCATCTGTACACGTCCGACCGGATGCCGGTGATGGCGTACCTGGACACCGGGATCTACCTGCACCCGATCGTCGAGGGCGTGATCGACGCCGTGAAGATCGGCTTCTACAACCCGCCGGACATGCCGCGGGGCACCACGAGCATCAACAGCGTGGGCGACTTCGTCGAGCAGTGCATGCCGGGCCTGCTGGAGGCCGCATCGGTTCCCGTGACGGACGTCGACGGCTGCGACTACGACCTGGTCGCCGACGACGACTTCGTGCTGGGCGCCGTACCCGGTTTCGCCAACGTCTTCGTCGGCGTCGGCTGGCGCGGGACCGGCTACAAGTACGCGCCCTGGGTCGGGCGGGTACTGGCCGAACTCGCGTGCCAGGAGGGAACCGTCTACGACGTGGCCCGTTTCGCCCCCAGCAGGTTCGTCACCGCCTGA
- a CDS encoding DUF4012 domain-containing protein, protein MAVLAVLCLGAAGTWLAVRAQQARVAVEALKTDGKLLQSQLEAYDLVAAGQTLTQVREDAQRARSLTSDPVWGAASYVPLLGRDLYAARQVSAVMNDITESARPLETALPKLRPTGAAGNQGQLDTAAIQDVAEAMPALSAAVSSGAVKVGEIDPGPLRPEVADGVSTLSSALESARGPFADAVPLLQQLPGMLGSDGQKTWIVLLQQDAEARGTGGLVGAFAELKTDHGRMVLADAQSRSALDRGPAIRSSVVPENLREHYGKDLTEWAGFNASPHFPHTGELAAKGWNERTQQRADFVAGVDQNVVASLLAATGPVKVRGVTVDSSNAGNFLSKGVYARWDDPQVVDSVTTELVQAVFGKFSSGEFSMPTLITSLREPIRERRLLLWADDDEVQARLEQLSISGTIPGDPGPFAMTVINNGGGNKMDAYLQVDTKYDPGTCTNSARVGQIAVTLDNTAPKDGEGLPSYVNVRTDLLQRGFTGQATRDGSNRIVLDIYGPVGSSAVLTQLDGSTVIPVTGLDNNHPVWRLSVPIAAGQTRTVNVVMSTPVVEDDAGQIPVVLNQPMVKPATSSTEPLSACKTSSVVGG, encoded by the coding sequence GTGGCGGTTCTTGCTGTGCTCTGCCTCGGGGCCGCCGGAACCTGGCTGGCCGTACGCGCCCAGCAGGCCCGGGTCGCCGTCGAGGCACTGAAGACCGACGGCAAGCTGCTGCAGAGTCAGCTCGAGGCGTACGACCTCGTCGCCGCGGGCCAGACGCTCACCCAGGTGCGCGAAGACGCGCAGCGCGCTCGCAGCCTGACGTCCGACCCGGTCTGGGGAGCGGCCTCCTACGTTCCCCTGCTCGGCCGGGACCTGTACGCCGCGCGTCAGGTCAGCGCGGTCATGAACGACATCACCGAGTCCGCCCGTCCGCTGGAGACCGCCCTGCCGAAGCTGCGGCCCACCGGCGCGGCCGGGAACCAGGGGCAGCTCGACACGGCCGCGATCCAGGACGTCGCCGAGGCCATGCCCGCTCTGTCCGCCGCGGTCTCCTCCGGGGCCGTGAAGGTGGGGGAGATCGATCCCGGCCCGCTGCGTCCCGAGGTGGCCGACGGCGTCTCCACTCTCAGCTCCGCGCTGGAATCTGCTCGCGGCCCGTTCGCCGACGCCGTGCCCCTGCTCCAGCAGTTGCCCGGCATGCTCGGTTCTGACGGCCAGAAGACCTGGATCGTGCTGCTCCAGCAGGACGCGGAGGCGCGTGGCACGGGCGGTCTGGTCGGTGCTTTCGCCGAACTGAAGACCGACCACGGTCGTATGGTGCTGGCCGATGCGCAGTCCCGCTCCGCGCTCGACCGGGGCCCGGCCATCCGGTCGAGCGTGGTGCCGGAGAACCTGCGCGAGCACTACGGCAAAGACCTCACCGAGTGGGCCGGGTTCAACGCCAGCCCGCACTTTCCGCACACCGGCGAGCTCGCAGCCAAGGGCTGGAACGAGCGCACGCAGCAGCGGGCCGACTTCGTCGCCGGTGTCGACCAGAATGTGGTCGCCTCCCTGCTCGCCGCCACCGGTCCGGTGAAAGTTCGCGGTGTGACGGTGGATTCGTCGAACGCCGGGAACTTCCTGAGCAAGGGCGTGTACGCCCGCTGGGACGATCCGCAGGTGGTTGACTCCGTGACCACCGAGCTCGTCCAGGCGGTCTTCGGTAAGTTCTCCAGCGGAGAGTTCAGCATGCCCACGCTGATCACATCGCTGCGCGAGCCGATCCGTGAGCGGCGGCTCCTGCTCTGGGCCGACGACGACGAGGTTCAGGCCCGGCTGGAGCAGCTCAGCATCTCCGGCACCATTCCGGGTGACCCCGGACCGTTCGCCATGACCGTCATCAACAACGGCGGCGGCAACAAGATGGACGCCTATCTGCAGGTGGACACCAAGTACGACCCGGGCACCTGCACGAACAGCGCCAGGGTGGGTCAGATCGCGGTCACCCTGGACAACACGGCTCCCAAGGACGGGGAAGGGCTGCCGTCCTACGTCAACGTTCGGACAGACCTCCTACAGCGGGGTTTCACCGGCCAGGCGACGCGTGACGGCAGCAACCGGATCGTTCTGGACATCTACGGCCCGGTGGGGAGCAGCGCCGTGCTCACCCAGCTCGACGGGTCGACGGTCATTCCGGTGACCGGTCTCGACAATAACCACCCGGTGTGGCGCCTCAGCGTGCCCATCGCAGCGGGGCAGACCCGCACGGTGAACGTCGTGATGTCCACCCCGGTCGTCGAGGACGACGCCGGGCAGATCCCGGTCGTGCTGAACCAGCCCATGGTGAAGCCGGCCACCAGCAGCACCGAGCCGCTGAGTGCCTGCAAGACCTCATCCGTCGTCGGGGGATGA
- a CDS encoding SigE family RNA polymerase sigma factor, translating to MIGGSGVQGLPSFEEYVSARLPALLRLGHALTGNPHDASDLVQDVLEKVGVRWGSLERRGVSVDAYVRRAMVNARTSRWRRRRKETLVADAPEAPADGEAPHDRFDDEPLWKALRELPEKQRAVLVLRYYEGLSESEIAETLGISGGTVKSHTSRAMSALRRTLDTPERGLR from the coding sequence ATGATCGGTGGATCGGGTGTTCAGGGCCTGCCCTCGTTCGAGGAGTACGTCTCCGCGCGGCTGCCCGCTCTGCTCCGCCTGGGGCACGCTCTGACCGGGAACCCTCACGACGCCAGTGATCTCGTCCAGGACGTGTTGGAGAAGGTCGGGGTGCGCTGGGGCTCCCTCGAGCGGCGGGGCGTGAGTGTAGACGCGTACGTGCGCCGGGCGATGGTCAATGCCCGCACCAGCCGCTGGCGTCGACGACGGAAGGAGACGCTGGTCGCCGACGCACCCGAGGCTCCCGCCGACGGTGAGGCTCCGCATGACCGGTTCGACGACGAGCCGCTCTGGAAGGCCCTGCGGGAACTGCCGGAGAAACAGCGCGCGGTTCTGGTGCTGCGCTATTACGAAGGACTCAGCGAGTCCGAGATTGCCGAGACGCTCGGTATTTCCGGGGGCACGGTGAAGAGCCACACGTCCCGGGCGATGAGCGCTCTCCGGCGGACCCTCGACACACCGGAAAGAGGCCTCCGATGA
- a CDS encoding cysteine hydrolase, with product MPIDPSSTALVLIEYQNDFTSQGGVLHEAVAPVMADTGMLQKTKAVAQAARAAGITVMHAPISFAEGYNEISSHPYGILKGVVDGKAFIKGSWGAAIVDDLTPQAGDIVVEGKRGLDTFASTNLDFMLRSKGIRTVVLGGFLTNCCVESTMRSGYENGYRVITLSDCMAATSAEEHENALRFDFPMFSVPTTAEEFLAGLP from the coding sequence ATGCCCATCGACCCATCCAGCACCGCTCTTGTCCTCATCGAGTACCAGAACGATTTCACCAGCCAGGGTGGCGTGCTGCACGAGGCGGTCGCGCCGGTGATGGCCGACACCGGGATGCTGCAGAAGACAAAGGCCGTGGCCCAGGCCGCGCGGGCCGCCGGGATCACGGTGATGCACGCGCCCATCAGCTTCGCCGAGGGCTACAACGAGATCAGCTCGCACCCCTACGGGATCTTGAAGGGCGTCGTCGACGGCAAGGCATTCATCAAGGGATCATGGGGTGCCGCGATCGTCGACGACCTGACCCCACAGGCCGGCGACATCGTGGTCGAGGGCAAGCGGGGTCTGGATACCTTCGCCAGCACCAACCTGGATTTCATGTTGCGCAGCAAAGGAATCCGCACCGTCGTCCTGGGTGGTTTCCTCACCAACTGCTGCGTCGAGTCGACGATGCGCAGCGGCTACGAGAACGGGTACCGGGTGATCACACTGTCCGACTGCATGGCGGCAACGTCAGCCGAAGAGCACGAGAACGCCCTACGTTTCGACTTTCCGATGTTCTCGGTGCCGACGACGGCGGAGGAGTTCCTCGCCGGGCTCCCATGA
- a CDS encoding aldo/keto reductase, with protein sequence MAVADSGTIELGGKKVHRLGYGAMRITGDGIWGPPQDHDAAVRVLRRAVELGVNFIDTADSYGPYISEELIREALHDGSGYGDVVIATKGGLTRSGPNVWPPLARPEYLRQCILMSLRRLGLEQIPLWQLHRIDAKTPREETFAEVKKFVDEGLALQVGLSEVSVEEIRAAQDAGLPVASVQNRYNLGDRRAEEVLDYCEQQGIAFIPWAPVNAGSLARPGGPLEKVAGNHPGTTTSQLALAWLLRRSPVMVPIPGTSSVSHLEENLGGADITLTDEEFQTLADAI encoded by the coding sequence ATGGCAGTAGCTGACAGTGGCACGATCGAGCTCGGTGGCAAGAAGGTGCACCGGCTCGGGTACGGCGCTATGCGCATCACCGGTGACGGCATCTGGGGCCCGCCCCAAGACCACGACGCGGCGGTCCGCGTGTTGCGCCGGGCCGTTGAGCTGGGCGTGAACTTCATTGACACGGCCGACTCGTACGGACCGTACATCTCCGAAGAGCTGATCCGGGAAGCCCTGCACGACGGCTCGGGGTACGGAGACGTCGTCATCGCCACGAAGGGCGGCCTGACCCGGAGCGGGCCGAATGTCTGGCCACCGCTGGCGCGTCCGGAATACCTGCGCCAGTGCATCCTGATGTCGCTGCGGCGGCTGGGTCTGGAGCAGATCCCGCTCTGGCAGCTGCACCGTATCGACGCCAAGACGCCGCGCGAGGAAACCTTCGCCGAGGTGAAGAAGTTCGTCGACGAAGGGCTGGCCCTGCAGGTCGGCCTGTCCGAGGTCAGTGTCGAGGAGATCCGGGCCGCGCAAGACGCCGGGCTTCCCGTGGCCTCGGTGCAGAACCGCTACAACCTGGGAGACCGCCGGGCCGAAGAGGTGCTGGACTACTGCGAGCAGCAGGGCATCGCGTTCATCCCCTGGGCTCCGGTCAACGCTGGTTCCCTGGCCCGTCCGGGCGGCCCGCTGGAGAAGGTTGCCGGGAACCACCCGGGCACCACCACGTCACAGCTGGCACTTGCCTGGCTGCTGCGCCGCTCCCCCGTGATGGTGCCGATCCCGGGCACGTCGTCGGTCTCCCATCTCGAGGAGAACCTCGGTGGGGCGGACATCACGCTCACCGATGAGGAGTTCCAGACGCTCGCCGACGCCATCTGA